The Paenibacillus yonginensis genome segment GTTTGCTGCGAACAACCAGTTTTCCGGAATCCATGTAAGGCTGGAGAACCGACATAGCTCCGTTAAAAAAGAAATAAGCGTTGTTGTCATCGGGAGATCCGCCAAAAAGCTCCAGGTTAAAAGGACCCTTGCCTTCTTTTAATCCCAGTTTTTCCTCAATGTACGAAGCCTGCAGCACACCTACCTTAAAGTTGTCGAAAGTCGCGTAATAACTTAAATAAGGCGTATTTCGAATCAGCCGGTCATAGGCAATAACCGCAATGCCCTGCTTATGCGCTTTGCCGATTACGTCCGTCAGTGTATTGCCGTCTACCGCGGCAATCACAATGACGTCAACCCCTTTCGTAATCATGTTTTCAATTTGCGAAATCTGATTTTCCACCACATCCTCGGCGAACTGGAGATCCGTCTTGTAGCCTTTTTCCTGGAACAAACGGGCCATATTCTCCCCGTCCGCCACCCAGCGCTCGGACGATTTAGTCGGCATGGATAAGCCGATGTAGCCCTTTTCCGCGCTGCCTGCGCTGGTTTCGGCCAAATTGCAGCCGGCAAGCATCACCGTCAGGACCAGTGCGAGCGCAAGGGTGAGGACCCGAGAGATTTTGTTTTTCATGTATCTTCCCTCCCGAAACACAA includes the following:
- the chvE gene encoding multiple monosaccharide ABC transporter substrate-binding protein, with the protein product MKNKISRVLTLALALVLTVMLAGCNLAETSAGSAEKGYIGLSMPTKSSERWVADGENMARLFQEKGYKTDLQFAEDVVENQISQIENMITKGVDVIVIAAVDGNTLTDVIGKAHKQGIAVIAYDRLIRNTPYLSYYATFDNFKVGVLQASYIEEKLGLKEGKGPFNLELFGGSPDDNNAYFFFNGAMSVLQPYMDSGKLVVRSKQNTMAQIATLRWDGALAQARMDNLLSAYYSSENLDAVLSPYDGISIGIISSLKGIGYGKPNKPLPVITGQDAELASVKSIVSGEQTETIFKDTRKLAAQTVKMVESVLKGEQAEVNDTKSYDNGITVVPAYLLDPISVDAANVQEAIVDEGYYTKEEVGLK